Genomic DNA from Salvia miltiorrhiza cultivar Shanhuang (shh) chromosome 1, IMPLAD_Smil_shh, whole genome shotgun sequence:
ATACATATGTCGCTTCCTGAACCCACCACCGTGTCTACAGACTAcactttcttttcttcttcttttttccttttctatattgtttttgttttttcttctgGTTTGCATTAATTTAGATTTAGTTAACCAGAAATAGTAGAAGAAGAGGTGTAATAAGACTATTTGACTCTAGAGAGAAGAAACTAGATACACATACTACCGCTGCTTCTCCAATTTCTTGAAATTACGCAGACGCCCCTTTTCCTTTCTCACACATTCTTTCATTATCATAAATCAACAAACTTGAATATTCAACTGTAGAATCTCATAACTCACAATATAGATGTGTATGCTGTGGGTCTGTTTCATCTATAAAAGATTGTTGCTAGCACTActtttatatttgtttaattttcaatattccaTGAAGGAATAAACATGACGAGACAAAAGATTCAATTTTTAAAGTACTTATCGAGTTATCGTTAgatgcaataattaaaaaaaaaaaaaaaccaacaaaaacaacaacaaaaaaaactaaTCTTGTTATAAGAAAAGTAAgattttttcgaaaaaaagaGGCTTTGTCTTGATTTTCTTAACTCGAATATGTAAATTGGATGAAATGACTGTTAGAAATAGGACTGATTGTAAGTTGTAATAGAATATTTGTATTTGAGGGGGGTAATGGATTGATTACATTTGCGTGTTGTGTTTACCTAATACCCACCTATCTAGAACAAAAACTATTATCTAGTACTATTATATTGATTAGTGTTTGGATTTGAATACCATTGACTTCCACAAGCAATCCATCATCTCAGCCAAATATTccttttctttctattttaatGTCACCTGAAACTGAAACCTACGACAACTAATCATCCAACCTCACCAAAAAATAAGCAATGCCTTTTTACCAGAAGCCATTAAAAGATAAATGCTTCTCATATGTAGAAGAAAACAAGTATCTTTTGCAGACATGAGTGCAATAAGCCAAAAACATATTTCTTCTCTGAGTTGTAATAATCTAGGAAGAAGCTAACAAGGGAAAAGGATGGGTGATGGATCTCTCTGCAGCTTGCCATCAGGTAAACCCAGTTTCTTCATCTTCTCCTCACACCAAAACAGCTGCTCTTTGCTAATTCTGATCATTCGTAGCACCCTCGACAGCACTTTGACATCGATGAGTCCTAGCAGCATCTCCACATCTTCTGCTGTACTCGGCCACGATTTCTTCTTATAGCTCTTGCTCCTCTTCCACAGCTCCTTCAGTTTCATTGCTTTCTGCACTTTCAAGAATCACAACTTAGTAAGCAGAACGTGGATGCTTGTAGTAAACGAGCGTGGTGAGAGAGAGGATGAGTGAGGAGTAGTTAGTTTTTACCTTCTCAAGAGAAGATTGAACCTGTTGAACAGGTGTAGCCATCTGGTTCTGGCTTCCAAATATACTGCGCACGCCACCAGATTTTTTCTTGTCCGTCTTGACAAAATGGCGAAAACTCAAGATAGAGGTCTCGATTACTCTCAGGACATCTGTCGCGTGAACCTTAAGATCCGATGCCTCTTCATCTGTGGATCTCTCGTCAGACGCTAAAACAATGGAGAAGCAATTAAGAAAGTATGAATTGATATTGAAGAACAAGATTCATGTTATAGTATATGATTGATATCATAACTGAGCACATTATCACATTCCTATACATGATATCTATTAGACCAGAAAATAACTTTTTAGAAATTCAAAATTAGTTTTTCATAACAAATCTTGAAGCAAAAGTGCTCATACCTTGGATCTTTGGAACCTGGAGTAGTTTGGGCAAGGACTTTCTCGTTCGAGCAAAGATTTCTGGCCTTGACCCATGTTCAAACGGCTCGTTTTCAATGAATCTCTGCAATAAGACCTGGAACTGTTGAAACTGCTGCGCGCTCTGGTTGTAAGAGGTGGGGCTATCGGGTTGGGAAGATATTTTCTGACTCAGCTGTGTGTATTGGCAGTGAAGCGCCTCCCAAGTCAAGCATACTTGAGCTACATACGCAGTTTCTAGATCCTGATACGGGTCGTTAACTGGTTGCTGCAAGTGCTCGGTTTCCTCTTCGGGTGGCTCGAATTTTCTCAAGGAAAGGCATGCGAGGGGAGAAGCAAGCTTTTTAGAAGCCGATTTTGGGGATGGAGTTGAAGGAACATGAGAACCTGCGAGATTTTGAACTTCAAAGTGCATAGAAAGTTCAGAGACGCAAGGTGCAAGTTTGGACTGCGTTTAAGCACAACGCACCATTGGAGGCGCAAATTGAATTACCAATGCAACAAACACGGACTACAAGATGACATTTTTACAGCAAACATAACCATGTCAGTTCAATCAGAGATAATGCTCTGAGAACTTCTCAGTCGCAATCACAAACAATTAATCAACCCACTCCGAATTTCATTGAATTTGATATAGCAAACCTAACAAAAAAGAAGCAACTTTGATCTTCTTTAACAAATCTAAGAGAGAAACAGAGCAATATACTTACTTGAGTCACACTTAAAAGTAGCCGGGATGGAATCATCTTGTTCCATCAAACTACAAATTATGTTCACCATTTTTGTTTTGCATACTAATGTCACAAGTATACGCGTTTAGGACATACAATATTCTACAAGACTCCCCAATTCAGAAGCTATGGTCGGAAAAACTTAAATATTTCATTGGTCCAGCCCCGACAATCCAATCCACGTAATTTTAACTTGTCTATTTTCCCTATATTTAGATTAAACTTCCATTtcaatcctgttgatgcatcaAGAGGTACATTTAGAATCTCATAAAGAAGCATACATTTATATTTGGTTGTAGGCTTCTAGCAAACAACATTAAATAATCATGTCTTATAAAATCTTAGATTTGTTAAGCTGGCAAAGGATCTCAAATCGCTACTCAGGAAAGTTGTGAACTCATCAATTATCGGTCAAAAGACTGGACCGTGGAAATGCACGTGCAAACTCGCCCCTCAGAATTAATTACATTTACAAAAGTTACCCGTAAAATTCGCCCGTTGCTTTTCCTCCTTATTGCCACTAGTGTAATCTCAAGGGGTaaactaaataactaattatCCTTAACACAAGCAATGACaaaaaaacacacaaaatctTCAACGAAAAGTATCGCAAATAAAAGGAAACACCTTTAGACTCATATCACCACTCACCAACTTCCTGCAGGTGCTGAGAGCTCGAGCGATCAAAAAACAGCATGCGCTCACAGTATATGTCATACACAGCATCGAAACCAGACCAGAACTGCCGCCCTTCCGCTTCAACATCCCTCCATTCACTAGAGCTGGTCTCcccctcttcctcttcttcctcctcgTCTGCTGGAGAAGTTTCCTCAGGTATCAACACCATGAAGCTGTTTCTCCTCAGCTCTTTCAGCCTCCTTTTCACCTCATTTGTGATGAAATCGTCGTCATCATCCTCCACTTCAGGATTGTTTGAATCAACACTGACTGATTTACCCAATGCATCTCCACACTCATCCTTGGGCTCCTCCGGATGAGGCACTGGCTGATCTTGCACGACATTCTTGGGATTAGGCTTGTGAGCATTCCTAAACTTCTTCATTTTGAAGAAATCCATCGCGGGTAAACAGTTTTGGGGCGTTCAGTTACTTTCTCCTTCCTGTTATTTTCCACAGATAGATCACTTCATTGGTAAAAAAGAGTTCAATAACCATACCAGAAACAAAGCAACCCTGCATTTCAAGAAAATTTACATCACAGCCAAGAATGAATTCCATTCCGGTAAAACGTTAAACAGAGCAGTGAAAGAAGCATCCGTAATCGTGCAGTAATCATCAGATCCAATTTTTTAACCCAGAATTTAAATTTTTACCAAGAgccatttttaattaaaaaaaatgcaatctTTCTAAACGAGGGTAGGAGCTTAGGACTAGAAGTCACCATCACATAAGGAGAAACATCTGTGGACTTGAGACTTGTTTATCATTATAAATAATGAAAGAAACTAATTGACAAAAATGATCTATTAGCTGGAAAAATAATGCTAGATACATACAAACAACATTTCATTATCAACTCATCAAACATCTTGATCCTGCAAATCCCCACCAACCACCCACCCAAATCACCCAAAAAGAAGACAAAACACGAAAGGGGTGTAAAAGGagaaaacaagaaaagcaataaaaatccaATCTTTGCAAACTGGGGGGGGAGAAAGAAGAAGCTCAAGATCACTTACAGAACTGGTGCGCTGCAACAGCTGAAGACTCCATTCCACAGCCAATGAAACCCTAGTGTGgggggagagagaaagagaagattGGTGAGTAGAGAGTGTACCAACTAAGAAACGAGGAGGGAGCTTGTATTTTTTGAGCTAAAAACGGAGATTGGGGAATGCAATAATAAATGCAAGATTTCCAACATCATCACCATaaattaatgaaatgaaaatcCCCATCGACAAAGCTTGGATTTTTAGTACAATTATTACAAGTCAAGATTTATGAGCAATGTAGTAAAACAGAAAGGAAATATGTACTAGTCACTCAGTCTACTGTATTTATTATGTAAAAATAGGTAGAAATGAAATGAGAGGAGATTAATAGTAATACACACAGATTCCAACATCACACCGTCACAACTCCCCACTAGGATAATTATTACAGACATTAGACAAATACTAATGTTGTCATTGGAAGTAGCAGTAGACTATATGCTAATGCTACATTGCTATCAATTTTGAGTAGTAAATTAGAAAGGGATCTCATCTCATCCCACCCCATCCCATCTATATCAGCAGGGAATATTGTCAGTAAACAAAACAAAATGCACACAGCCCAGCTCCCCGAAGCTACATGTTTCCCATTTTTGTCTTCTTTTTCTCTAATTTTATGCCCTTGTCCCTTTCTTTCTCCTCTCCTCTGCGCCCAATAACCTTTTTCCCCTTCTCTTCTTTCAACACATTAGATTATCAAGGTCAAAAgctgttggaaatatggttttatgccatatctgaaaattattatttaattaaatatttattatttaattaaaataataattggatgttaatctacatctcgagtagatcaacgtgatatacttgaagtctcaaaaccgatttccggtgagtgagatattgtatgtcaaagtttggatgttgaagagggaaaatcagtttcaacttctgcgttcaacgattgcggccacctaccgcagccgccggaattgactgtttcaacttctgcgttcaacgattgcggccacctaccgcagccgccggagttgactgccgatccgttcacactcggtttaacacctataaatatgggtgtgtggtgagctttagaattcactctgaaaactcacaactcacaactcacaaaatagtctgcattctgcattccacctctagctcagttttcgatccttattcagttcgccggagctcgccggattgtggtgctacatccgccgagacgaagtcgttttacctttggggaagatacgccaaaccgaagagcactaccggggcgataatcttcttgcgggaagagattcatctcgactcgacttagtttatacgtataatttatttatacag
This window encodes:
- the LOC130989474 gene encoding uncharacterized protein LOC130989474 isoform X1, with translation MDFFKMKKFRNAHKPNPKNVVQDQPVPHPEEPKDECGDALGKSVSVDSNNPEVEDDDDDFITNEVKRRLKELRRNSFMVLIPEETSPADEEEEEEEGETSSSEWRDVEAEGRQFWSGFDAVYDIYCERMLFFDRSSSQHLQEVVQNLAGSHVPSTPSPKSASKKLASPLACLSLRKFEPPEEETEHLQQPVNDPYQDLETAYVAQVCLTWEALHCQYTQLSQKISSQPDSPTSYNQSAQQFQQFQVLLQRFIENEPFEHGSRPEIFARTRKSLPKLLQVPKIQASDERSTDEEASDLKVHATDVLRVIETSILSFRHFVKTDKKKSGGVRSIFGSQNQMATPVQQVQSSLEKKAMKLKELWKRSKSYKKKSWPSTAEDVEMLLGLIDVKVLSRVLRMIRISKEQLFWCEEKMKKLGLPDGKLQRDPSPILFPC
- the LOC130989474 gene encoding uncharacterized protein LOC130989474 isoform X2, whose product is MDFFKMKKFRNAHKPNPKNVVQDQPVPHPEEPKDECGDALGKSVSVDSNNPEVEDDDDDFITNEVKRRLKELRRNSFMVLIPEETSPADEEEEEEEGETSSSEWRDVEAEGRQFWSGFDAVYDIYCERMLFFDRSSSQHLQEVGSHVPSTPSPKSASKKLASPLACLSLRKFEPPEEETEHLQQPVNDPYQDLETAYVAQVCLTWEALHCQYTQLSQKISSQPDSPTSYNQSAQQFQQFQVLLQRFIENEPFEHGSRPEIFARTRKSLPKLLQVPKIQASDERSTDEEASDLKVHATDVLRVIETSILSFRHFVKTDKKKSGGVRSIFGSQNQMATPVQQVQSSLEKKAMKLKELWKRSKSYKKKSWPSTAEDVEMLLGLIDVKVLSRVLRMIRISKEQLFWCEEKMKKLGLPDGKLQRDPSPILFPC